The genomic window CGAGCGGCTTTCTTCATTAATATTGTTATTGCTGTTTACTAAGGACGCTTTCGCGGACGTCGTGGGCGGCTTTCACCATCACTTTAAGCGCTTCGACGGTTTCTTTTTCAGCACGGGTTTTCAAACCACAATCTGGATTTACCCAAAATTGTTCAGGGTCTAGCACGGTGAGTGCACGCTTAATATTTTGCACCATTTCTTCTTGCGTCGGGACGCGTGGCGAATGAATATCGTATACGCCGAGACCAATGCCCTTATCATAGTGATCATCCTCAAACGCAGAGACAAGCTCTCCATGACTTCTCGACGTTTCAATGGAAATAACATCAGCGTCAAGAGCGTCAATCGACTTAATGATTTTGTCAAATTCGCTATAGCACATATGCGTATGAATTTGCGTTGTCGGCTTGACAGCACTCGTCGCTAAGCGGAATGATTCTACGGCATCATTCAAATAAGCTTCATGTAAATTCTTCTTCAGTGGAAGTCCTTCGCGAAGCGCTGGCTCATCAACTTGGATCATCGTGATGCCATTCTCCTCTAAGTGACGAATTTCTTCACGTAAGGCAAGACCAATTTGCAGGACAACGTCTCTTCTTGAGACGTCGTTACGGACGAATGACCAGTTTAAAATCGTAATCGGACCGGTCAGCATTCCTTTGACAGGACGGGACGTTAATGACTGAGCATATTTGCTTTCTGCAACTGTCATCGGTTCTCTAAACGCAACATCTCCGTAAATGACGGGTGGCTTTACGCAACGCGAACCATAAGATTGTACCCAGCCGTACCGAGTGAAGGCAAAGCCGTCGAGCTTTTCGCCGAAGTATTCAACCATGTCGGTCCGTTCAAATTCACCGTGAACGAGGACATCGATATCAAGCTCCTCTTGGATATCAACCCAACGTTTCGTCTCAGCTTGAATGAATGCTTCGTACTCTTCGTTGCTTTTCTCTTTTCTTCGCCATTTGAGACGTTCTTGACGAACAGTTTGCGTCTGTGGCAACGAACCGATGGTTGTTGTAGGTAGCAAAGGCAATTGAAATGCTTCTTTCTGTTTTTCTTTTCGCTCTGCATAAGGTGAAGCTCGATGAAAATCTTCATCTGTCAAAGCGGCAACTGCTTGACGAACTTCATTTTTTTGCCGTCCTGGCGCTTCTTGAAGCGTTGCTAGTGCTTTTAACTGGAGGTCCGCACCTGTTGTTTTCCCAGCCGCCCAATCACTAACGATTGACAGCTCAGTTAATTTTTCATCAGCAAAGGCTAGTCCATCACGCAGCCACGACGGCAAATCCTTCTCCAATTCAACCGTAACCGGAACATGAAGCAGACTGCATGAAGGCTGAATCACGATGTCTGGCGTAAGAGCGTTCAGCGCTTTTACGAGCACACCAACCGTTTGAATATCAGACCGCCAAATATTTCGGCCATTTAAAACCCCAGCAAATAACGTTTTCCCTTCAGGAAACCCTGACTCAGTAAGGGTTTTTAGCTGTGTTTCGCCATCGTGGACGAAATCGAGTCCAAAGCCATCGACATTAGACTTTTTAATGATTTCCCAATGCGCAATATTTGAAAAATACGTTTGTAGCTTGAGGTTAAGTTGCGGAAGCTCTGCTTTAATATCATTATACAATTCAGCAATTGTTTGAACTTCTTCTGTCGTTAAGCTAGTAGACAAGATCGGCTCATCGACTTGCACCCAAGCAGCACCGTCTTTTTCCAGTTGCTTAAAGATGTTGATATAAATAGCTTTAAGCTCGTTTAAACGCTCTGAAAATTGCTCAACACCTTTGGATAAAGAAAGAAATGTATAAGGTCCGACGATCACCGGTACACCGCCGTCAATGCCAATTTCTTTTGCTTCGTTAAAAGCATCACTCCAACGATTATGGACAAGTGCCGGCTTTGTCTTGTCATCAAATTCTGGCACGATGTAATGGTAATTGGTATTGAACCATTTCGTCATCTCTGAAGCGACCCCGTCTTTTGTTCCGCGTGCAATGGCAAAATATGTGTCCAAACCGGGTGTGTCTTCTAGTGAACGAAATCTTTCAGGGATAATATTTAAGCTCCATGCTGTATCAAGAATATGATCATACCAAGAAGAGTCAGCTACAGGAATAAAATCAAGGTTTTTCTTTTGTTGCTTTTCTAAATTTTCAATCCGAATGTTTTTTAACGCGTCCTTGAGAGTCTCTTCAGTTGTCTCGTTTTTCCAAAAAGCCTCTAATGCTTTTTTCCATTCCCGGTGAGCGCCAATTCGTGGATAGCCAATGTTTGCAGTTTTCATCTTATCCTCCTCGGTCTGTGTAAGTCATTGATTCATTTAACAAAAAAAACCTCTCCTAAGAGCGGAGAGGTCTGGTCACGTTCCTTCGCTCTCATCTCTCAAAGCTCTATCGCTTTGCAGGATTTAGCACCTTATTCAGATCTTCGTCTGAATGGTTGCCGGGTTTCACAGGGCCAGTCCCTCCACCGCTCTTAATAAGAGAGTATTTAATTATGAGTTATATCCTAGCACTAGATAAAATCATCTGTCAAACCTTTTTTTGAAGATTTTACGTTAAGCGATCTTTTAGCTCGTTTAAACGCTCTTCAAAGCCGGGCTTCCCTAGTAGAGCAAACATGTTTTGCTTATACGCTTCGACACCAGGCTGATCGAATGGGTTAACACCCAACAAGTAACCACTCATCGCGCATGCTTTCTCAAAGAAATAGACGAGATAACCGAAGTGATAGGCGTCGCGCTTAGCAATATGCACGTTCAAGTTCGGAACGCCGCCATCAATATGAGCTAGACGAGTACCTTCTTGCGCTTTTTTATTTACAAAGTCAAGGTCTCGACCACCTAAGTAATTTAAGCCATCTAAATTATTCTCGTCTTTCTCAATCAAAATTTGCGCACCTGGCTCCTCGACAGAGAGGACTGTTTCAAATAAATCTCTGCGTCCTTCTTGGACATATTGACCTAAGGAATGTAAGTCAGTTGAGAAATTGGCAGAAGATGGGTAGATCCCTTTCAGGTCTTTCCCTTCACTTTCTCCAAATAACTGCTTCCACCATTCAGAGAAATATTGCAAAGAAGGCTCGTAATTAATAAGCATTTCAATCGTATAGCCTTTGTTATACAAAACGTTTCTTACAGCAGCATACTGATACGCTTCGTTATCGTGAACGTTTGGCGCGCTGTAAGCTTCACGGGCATCTGCCGCTCCTTGCATCATATCTTGAATAGAAATACCACTGACCGCAATTGGTAACAGACCAACAGCAGTGAGCACAGAGTAACGCCCACCGACATCATCGGGAATGACGAAAGTTTCATAACCTTCTTCAGACGCCAATGTCTTTAAAGCCCCTTTTTCTTTATCCGTCGTTGCAAAAATACGCTTTTTCGCCTCATCTTTGCCATATTTTTCTTCCATCCACGTTTTCATATGGCGAAATGCAATCGCGGGCTCCGTTGTCGTTCCTGATTTCGAAATCACATTCACAGAAACGTCTTTGTTTTTTAAGACGTCTTGCAAATCCGCTACATATTGTGCAGAAATGTGGTGACCTAAGAAGATAATTTGCGGCGCCTTGCGGTCTTCTTTGTCAATGATATTGTAAAAGCTATGGTTTAACATTTCTAAGGCAGCACGGGCACCAAGATACGAACCACCAATCCCGATGACAATCAAAACATCGGAATGATCTTTAATCTGAGCTGCTGCTTTTTCAATGCGGGCAAACTCTTCCTTGTCATAATCAACTGGTAAATCGACCCAGCCCAAATAATCAGCGCCTGCGCCTGTTTTCTCATGAATACTTTTATGTAATGTTGAGACCGTCTGTTGTAAATAATCAATTTCATGAGGCTGAAAAAAGGACAGTGCTTCTTCATAAGAAAAATGTAGTGGTTTAGTCATCATGTACCTCCATTATGCTAGTCGCTCTATGTTTATTTTACCACGTTACACTCATAAAACCTAGCATACTTTCAAAAAAATCCACCCATACGAAACATTTGTCTCACTCACACTTACAAAGAGGCTCGTAAAATGGCCTCACAATCTGAAGCATTTAGCGTAGAAAACTGCCCAAATGGTCCGTTTTCCATTGCCTGTTCAACGATCGTCGGGAGCGTATTTTCTTCAATACCATAATCAGCTAATCGTTCTGGTGCACCAAGAGATGTCCAAAACACACGTAATTTTTCAATCCCCTCTAAAGCAATCTCTTCATCAGTTTTTCCAAGTGGATGAACTTCAAATACACGGATGGCAAATTGTTTGAAGCGCTCAACATTTTCTTGCAACACATGCTGCATCCAATGAGGGAAAATAATAGCCAGCCCTCCTGCGTGCGGGATGTCATGAACCGCAGAAATCGCATGCTCTAAATTGTGACACGCCCAATCACCACGAACACCCATCGATAACGTACCATTGAGCGCCATTGTACCGGCATACAAAATCGTTTCTCGGTGGGTAATGTTTGACAAATCCTTTAATAGCTCAGGTGCCGTTGCAATGACTGTTTTTAACAACCCTTCATTAAAGCGATCCTGTACGTGCGTATTCTCATCATGATGAAAATATTGTTCAAAGCAATGGGACATTATATCAACCATGCCATAAACAGTATGGTCTTTTGGCACCGTTACTGTATGTCGCGGATCAAGTAACGAAAAAGCTGGAAAGACGTGTGGGCTGCCCCAACTATCTTTTTCTTTTGTCTCCCAGTTCGTGATAACAGAACCAGAGTTCATTTCCGAACCGGTTGCAGCAAGCGTCAAAATAGTTCCGAAAGGCATTGCACGTTCAACCGTGACTTTCTTTTGGACAATGTCCCATGCATCGGCATCATGAAGCGACGCAGCAGCGATAAGCTTTGTACAATCGATCACACTTCCCCCGCCCACTGCAAGGATGACATCGACATCGTTTTCCTTACAAATTTGCACACCTTTGCGCGCTGTTTCTACGCGTGGGTTTGGCTCGACGCCTGCTAATTCAAAAACGGTCTTATTCGCTTCCTGTAAAAGTTTCACAACGTGATCATACAAACCGCTGCGTTTAATGCTTCCGCCTCCATAAACGAGAAGAATTTTTGAGCCGTATGGTTCGAGCTGTTCAATCAGCTGTTCGGTAACCCCTTCGCCAAAAATAAGTCGGGTCGGATTATGATATACAAATGTTTGCATTGCAATTCATCTCTCCCTTTTGCCTTTTTCTCATTATGCATGAACTTGATAGAACTTGAAAAGCATTTCGTCTCGCGAGTGAATAGGATGCCATCGATTTGCGCACATTAAAAAAGAAAAAAATCACCTTAAGGAGGGATGTTCGTGAGTACACTTCAGCGCATCGCTTTATTGTTAATCATCATCGGTGCGATCAACTGGGGCCTTATCGGATTTTTCCAGTTTGATCTCGTCGCAGCTATTTTTGGTGGACAAGATGCTGCTTTAGCACGCATCATCTATGGCTTAGTAGGAATTAGTGGCTTAATCGCCTTGTCACTACTTTTTAAACCAGCAGAAGTGACGGAAACGGAGCCTGACCGAAACTATTCATAACAAAAAGGTGACTCCTGCAGCCAATAGGCCAAAGGGTCACCTTCTTTCATCTCGTTATTGTCTTGCTTGAAAGAGAAGAGCATCCCAATCAATTTTCCAGCTGTTTTCATCCTTAAGGAAGCGAACGAAATAAGGCGTACTTATCGCTGTTTCATCAGTCACCCACATCAATATTTTCCCCATGTCATCTGGCAGCGTCTTTATTTTACCTTCTGTTAACGTGAGCCAATATGGCGACAAATAAGGGCTAGATTTCTCGATATTTATCTCTTCACTTTCCCTTGATACCACTAATTTCTCAGCTAAGTCAAATGCATTTTCTTCAATCGCTTTAGCAAAAAACTGGGCTACTTCGATAGGGAGCAATTTTTCAAGCGACATAGCAGATTGATCTAGTTTCCATTTTTCGTAACGCTGATCTAAAGGCTCTTTTAACGGCAAAATAGGCTCTTGAATATCTTCAGCACTTCTCTCTACTTCCAAATTTTGCGCTAATCCATTAACGACAAAAGCCTGAACCTCTTCACTCGTTTGAAAGCCATTGTTTTCTAATAGAGAATAGAACGATTGTACAGTAAAAAAGGTTAACGTATTCGGGTAGTTAATCAAAAAGCGTTCGTAGCTTGATTGCACTTCCTGTTTTAAATATCCATTTTCTTGAAATGAAGAATGCGATTCTCCTTTACCTAAATAAAGATAAAGGTGCTCGTGATATTGTTGTAGCATTTTTTCAACCAACATAAAATCAGCTTGTGGAAATGTTTGTAAATACCACTCAATATCAACAATTCGATCGGATAAATCGTTCCATGAAAGGTTTTCTGCTTGTATAGTAACAACATGATTTTGCAATTGAATAAATCTGGAAATCTTTTCATTTGTGATCTTTCTAAATGTCTGATCCAGGAATGACCAATCAATTTGTAAATCCGTTTGTTGTAAAGTATAGCCTTGAGAGGTAAGCGCTTCTTCCGACCACTCTCCCATATGACTTGCTAATAACGGCCTTAATTCCATTTGCTTTTTCACGAGACGAGTGAGTTCATCTGAGCGTAAGTCAACACCTAGATTGGTCGAATTTGTCAGCCTTTGGATTGTTTCTGCAGGTGATTCAAGTTTTTTTTCTAACTCTTCAACACTAATTCGATATAGCGCCTCTGCTTCTTCCTCCCCCATCTCGGATAATTTCTCTTTACTATGTGCCGCAAACTTTTCAGCTTCCTTGATAAACTCAAGATCAGCTGGTACTTTAGACAGCTGAAGTTTCTCGATGAATAGCTCTTGCACTAAGGCATCGAATTTGTTATCAAGCTCAACATCAAATTGAGGGTTTGTCGTCTCTACACTATTTTCAGATGAATTAGATAACGTCAGATTGGATTGCAATAAACCATTTCCAAGCATGCCCCCGATGACGACAAGCCCTGCGATGCTAGCAATAAGCGGTGCCTTTCGAAATCGCCGAACTTTAAATGCTGGTTTCTCCCTCCGCTCCTGTTGTATCTCCTTCATTATCTTGTCTTGATCAGAGAAGCGAGGCATTTGGTTGTATGTATTTTTTAGCTGTTGAAGTTGTTTTTCCAGCTGTTGATCATCCAAGATGCGACCCCTCCTGACTTTTTTTAATCTCTTGCTTTAAGAGCTCCTTCGCTCTAAACATTCTCGTTTTTACCGTAGCTAAAGATACTTGCATAATCTCAGCAATTTCGTTGTATTTTCGATCCTGAAAATAATACAACACCAACGGAACACGATATTTTTCATCTAATGACTGCACACATTGATGCAGAATGCGGTCTTGTTCGGATTGTAAAACAGATTCTTCAGCAGCTGCACAGCTTTCTTCAGTCTGTCGGTCTTGCTTTAACTTGACGACCTTACGATCATATTGTGTTTTTTTCCGTGCCAAATCTCGTGTTGTATTTAATGTAATTTTATATAACCATGTGGAAAATTTAGCTTGTTGATACTGCCCTAAAAATCGATATACGCGAATAAATACTTCTTGTGCGATGTCTTCAACCTCATGAGGTCGATTGCCGAGCTGATAAGCAAAACGCTCAACGACCGGAGCATAAATCTCTACCAGCCTTTGAAATGCTGCCATGTTTCCTTTTTTAGCTCGACGGATCAAATTTGCTTCATCCATTCATTGATCCCCCTTCCACACATGTAAACGGACGATTTAGAGAAATTGTTTCACATTTAAGGTATTTTTTCCCCATAAAAAAACGTGAGATTGACAACCTCTCACGTTTGAAGGTAAATAACAACATCATTTTTGCTATTCACTTTTTTTCGTTTATCAACAAGCGAATGCTTAAGGCTTTGTCGAGACCGCTTCAGAGGCTTCTTCTTGAGAGGAAGCAAGATAGCTGCTAACAAACCGCTCCATTCGAC from Litoribacterium kuwaitense includes these protein-coding regions:
- the metE gene encoding 5-methyltetrahydropteroyltriglutamate--homocysteine S-methyltransferase, which codes for MKTANIGYPRIGAHREWKKALEAFWKNETTEETLKDALKNIRIENLEKQQKKNLDFIPVADSSWYDHILDTAWSLNIIPERFRSLEDTPGLDTYFAIARGTKDGVASEMTKWFNTNYHYIVPEFDDKTKPALVHNRWSDAFNEAKEIGIDGGVPVIVGPYTFLSLSKGVEQFSERLNELKAIYINIFKQLEKDGAAWVQVDEPILSTSLTTEEVQTIAELYNDIKAELPQLNLKLQTYFSNIAHWEIIKKSNVDGFGLDFVHDGETQLKTLTESGFPEGKTLFAGVLNGRNIWRSDIQTVGVLVKALNALTPDIVIQPSCSLLHVPVTVELEKDLPSWLRDGLAFADEKLTELSIVSDWAAGKTTGADLQLKALATLQEAPGRQKNEVRQAVAALTDEDFHRASPYAERKEKQKEAFQLPLLPTTTIGSLPQTQTVRQERLKWRRKEKSNEEYEAFIQAETKRWVDIQEELDIDVLVHGEFERTDMVEYFGEKLDGFAFTRYGWVQSYGSRCVKPPVIYGDVAFREPMTVAESKYAQSLTSRPVKGMLTGPITILNWSFVRNDVSRRDVVLQIGLALREEIRHLEENGITMIQVDEPALREGLPLKKNLHEAYLNDAVESFRLATSAVKPTTQIHTHMCYSEFDKIIKSIDALDADVISIETSRSHGELVSAFEDDHYDKGIGLGVYDIHSPRVPTQEEMVQNIKRALTVLDPEQFWVNPDCGLKTRAEKETVEALKVMVKAAHDVRESVLSKQQ
- a CDS encoding glucose-6-phosphate isomerase, coding for MTKPLHFSYEEALSFFQPHEIDYLQQTVSTLHKSIHEKTGAGADYLGWVDLPVDYDKEEFARIEKAAAQIKDHSDVLIVIGIGGSYLGARAALEMLNHSFYNIIDKEDRKAPQIIFLGHHISAQYVADLQDVLKNKDVSVNVISKSGTTTEPAIAFRHMKTWMEEKYGKDEAKKRIFATTDKEKGALKTLASEEGYETFVIPDDVGGRYSVLTAVGLLPIAVSGISIQDMMQGAADAREAYSAPNVHDNEAYQYAAVRNVLYNKGYTIEMLINYEPSLQYFSEWWKQLFGESEGKDLKGIYPSSANFSTDLHSLGQYVQEGRRDLFETVLSVEEPGAQILIEKDENNLDGLNYLGGRDLDFVNKKAQEGTRLAHIDGGVPNLNVHIAKRDAYHFGYLVYFFEKACAMSGYLLGVNPFDQPGVEAYKQNMFALLGKPGFEERLNELKDRLT
- a CDS encoding iron-containing alcohol dehydrogenase yields the protein MQTFVYHNPTRLIFGEGVTEQLIEQLEPYGSKILLVYGGGSIKRSGLYDHVVKLLQEANKTVFELAGVEPNPRVETARKGVQICKENDVDVILAVGGGSVIDCTKLIAAASLHDADAWDIVQKKVTVERAMPFGTILTLAATGSEMNSGSVITNWETKEKDSWGSPHVFPAFSLLDPRHTVTVPKDHTVYGMVDIMSHCFEQYFHHDENTHVQDRFNEGLLKTVIATAPELLKDLSNITHRETILYAGTMALNGTLSMGVRGDWACHNLEHAISAVHDIPHAGGLAIIFPHWMQHVLQENVERFKQFAIRVFEVHPLGKTDEEIALEGIEKLRVFWTSLGAPERLADYGIEENTLPTIVEQAMENGPFGQFSTLNASDCEAILRASL
- a CDS encoding DUF378 domain-containing protein — encoded protein: MSTLQRIALLLIIIGAINWGLIGFFQFDLVAAIFGGQDAALARIIYGLVGISGLIALSLLFKPAEVTETEPDRNYS
- a CDS encoding RNA polymerase sigma factor yields the protein MDEANLIRRAKKGNMAAFQRLVEIYAPVVERFAYQLGNRPHEVEDIAQEVFIRVYRFLGQYQQAKFSTWLYKITLNTTRDLARKKTQYDRKVVKLKQDRQTEESCAAAEESVLQSEQDRILHQCVQSLDEKYRVPLVLYYFQDRKYNEIAEIMQVSLATVKTRMFRAKELLKQEIKKSQEGSHLG